One Mucilaginibacter ginkgonis genomic region harbors:
- a CDS encoding VTT domain-containing protein produces MEVVKSIIDFVLHIDKHLSPVISEYRSGTYLILFFIIFAETGFVVTPFLPGDSLLFAAGALIAAGDTGLNIYLLTLILVFAAILGNTVNYFIGQYLGMAVFKPGNKILKLEYYHKTEAFFAKHGSLAVILSRFIPIIRTVAPFVAGVGKMPFARYTLYNIIGGTAWIILFLFAGFMFGNLPFFKQHFSIVTIAIVLISLVPVVIGLINARKEKNA; encoded by the coding sequence GTGGAAGTTGTAAAAAGCATCATAGATTTTGTACTCCATATTGATAAGCACCTTAGCCCTGTCATAAGCGAGTACAGGAGCGGTACCTACCTTATCTTGTTCTTCATTATTTTTGCCGAAACGGGTTTTGTAGTGACACCATTCCTTCCAGGCGATTCGCTGCTATTTGCCGCGGGCGCGTTGATAGCGGCAGGCGATACAGGCCTGAATATCTATTTACTCACTTTGATCTTGGTTTTCGCCGCCATATTGGGCAATACGGTCAACTACTTTATCGGGCAGTATTTGGGGATGGCCGTCTTCAAACCCGGAAATAAGATCCTGAAACTGGAGTACTACCATAAAACAGAAGCCTTTTTCGCGAAGCATGGTTCGTTAGCGGTTATCCTGAGCAGGTTTATCCCTATCATACGTACAGTAGCACCTTTTGTGGCGGGCGTGGGCAAAATGCCCTTTGCGCGCTATACCCTTTACAATATTATTGGTGGTACAGCATGGATAATTCTATTCCTGTTTGCAGGCTTTATGTTCGGTAACCTGCCATTCTTTAAGCAGCATTTCTCGATCGTTACGATTGCAATTGTACTGATCTCATTAGTGCCGGTAGTTATTGGATTGATAAACGCGCGTAAGGAGAAAAACGCTTAG
- the gldG gene encoding gliding motility-associated ABC transporter substrate-binding protein GldG: protein MFSILKKEIVLYLSSLVAYVTIGIFLIVLGLFLWVFPDTSILAYGYATLDSLFSTAPYLFMFLVPAITMRSLAEERKEGTFELLATRPITFSQIITGKFLACVLLVLFALLPTLVYYYSVGVLGNPQWNIDGGEVAGSYIGLFLLGAAFVAVGLFASAITKNQIIAFTVAVFLCFFFFSGFDSLSGLLSLQDTSIADLGINSHYASVSRGVLDTRDLFYFVALTSFFLLLALLALKQQMQRKAFKRDTGIFAGITVAAVILTFTLFTRVDFTADKRFTLSAVSRNMVDSLREPVKVTVYLQGDNLPAGFKRLQGATRDMLNDLQAYSHRRLLFRFVDPLKGLDQAGQDTVIKNMVGAGIEPTNLSVKTDDGLIQKLIVPAAVVSSGENEIPVNLLQRRIGLSDDEVLNNSIQNLEYAFASAIKKATTGGRPQLGITEGHHELDNNQLKGAIDALSANFYVGRVDLSKIALKDLLKLKLLVIAKPDKPFTEAEKFKIDQYLMHGGNIIWSIDQVSAELDSMRRHGGTQLAFPKQLNLDDQLFTYGVRINYDLIADLNSSQIPIATGSSGGQAQIQMVPWLFNPLLMPTSQNPIVKNVDGISTQFISTIDTLDVKGIKKTVLLTTSPYNNKIGAPHTISLDAVAQQPDVKAFQNKPKMVAVLLEGSFKSDFKNRPMPDSVKDAGEVLSKSKPAKMIVISDGDIFKNQVAADGSAYPLGFDHYTQQTSGNKTLLLNMVDYLTGDTRLIALRNKEVKLRVLDKARVRSEKLWWQLVNNIVPVALVLIFAIFQHYIRRRTYAH from the coding sequence ATGTTCAGCATATTAAAAAAAGAGATCGTTTTATATTTAAGCTCGCTGGTAGCATACGTTACCATTGGGATTTTCCTTATTGTGCTGGGCTTGTTCCTTTGGGTTTTCCCCGATACCAGCATCCTGGCCTATGGGTACGCAACGCTCGACAGCCTGTTTAGCACCGCTCCATACTTGTTTATGTTTTTAGTGCCGGCCATTACCATGAGGTCGCTGGCTGAGGAGCGTAAGGAAGGAACATTTGAATTACTTGCTACCCGGCCCATTACGTTTAGCCAAATTATTACAGGCAAATTTTTAGCCTGCGTATTATTGGTGCTATTTGCATTGCTGCCTACCTTGGTTTATTATTATTCGGTTGGCGTGCTGGGCAATCCGCAATGGAATATTGATGGTGGCGAAGTAGCCGGGTCTTACATAGGCTTGTTTCTTTTAGGGGCGGCATTTGTGGCGGTAGGCCTTTTTGCATCAGCCATCACTAAAAACCAGATCATCGCGTTTACTGTGGCCGTTTTTTTATGCTTCTTTTTTTTCAGTGGTTTTGATTCGCTAAGCGGACTGCTTTCACTACAGGATACGTCTATCGCTGACCTGGGCATCAATTCGCATTACGCGTCCGTTAGCCGCGGTGTTTTAGATACCCGCGACCTGTTTTATTTTGTAGCGCTCACATCGTTTTTTTTATTGCTGGCACTGCTTGCATTAAAGCAACAAATGCAGCGCAAAGCATTTAAGCGCGACACCGGCATTTTTGCAGGCATAACAGTTGCGGCTGTCATTTTAACTTTCACACTTTTTACCCGTGTGGACTTTACTGCCGATAAACGCTTCACACTCTCTGCAGTGAGTCGCAATATGGTTGACAGCTTGCGCGAACCTGTGAAAGTTACCGTTTACCTGCAAGGCGATAACCTGCCTGCAGGGTTCAAGCGCTTGCAAGGCGCCACACGCGACATGCTAAACGATTTGCAGGCCTATAGTCATCGCCGATTGCTGTTCAGGTTTGTCGATCCGTTAAAAGGGTTGGACCAGGCCGGGCAGGATACCGTTATAAAAAACATGGTGGGAGCGGGTATAGAGCCAACCAACCTGTCAGTGAAAACAGATGACGGGCTGATACAAAAACTGATCGTCCCGGCGGCGGTCGTTTCATCAGGCGAAAATGAGATACCCGTCAATTTACTGCAGCGCCGGATTGGTCTTAGTGATGATGAGGTATTGAATAATTCGATACAAAACCTTGAATACGCTTTTGCATCGGCGATAAAGAAAGCGACGACCGGCGGAAGGCCGCAGTTGGGCATAACAGAAGGCCACCACGAACTGGATAATAACCAGCTTAAGGGCGCCATCGACGCCTTGTCTGCAAACTTCTATGTTGGCAGGGTAGACCTAAGTAAAATTGCACTAAAGGATCTGTTAAAGCTGAAACTTTTGGTGATAGCCAAGCCAGACAAGCCATTTACTGAAGCTGAGAAATTTAAAATAGACCAGTACCTGATGCATGGCGGTAACATCATCTGGAGCATAGACCAGGTAAGCGCCGAGCTGGACAGCATGCGCCGCCATGGCGGTACGCAGCTGGCTTTCCCAAAACAACTGAACCTCGACGATCAGCTATTCACTTATGGTGTACGTATCAATTATGATCTGATAGCCGACTTGAACAGCTCGCAGATACCCATTGCAACCGGAAGCAGCGGCGGGCAGGCGCAAATACAAATGGTACCCTGGTTGTTTAATCCGCTATTGATGCCAACGTCGCAAAATCCTATTGTCAAAAATGTGGACGGCATCAGCACACAATTTATCAGCACCATTGATACGCTTGACGTTAAAGGCATTAAAAAGACGGTGCTGCTTACTACATCGCCATACAATAACAAAATTGGCGCGCCGCATACCATATCACTGGACGCTGTGGCGCAGCAGCCCGACGTGAAAGCATTTCAAAACAAGCCTAAAATGGTTGCTGTTTTACTGGAGGGTAGCTTTAAGTCGGATTTTAAAAACCGACCTATGCCCGACAGCGTAAAAGATGCAGGAGAGGTGCTTTCCAAGAGCAAACCCGCAAAGATGATCGTCATCAGCGATGGTGATATTTTCAAGAACCAGGTGGCTGCTGATGGCTCGGCTTACCCACTCGGTTTTGACCATTATACACAGCAAACATCGGGCAACAAAACGCTGCTGTTGAACATGGTAGACTACCTTACCGGCGATACGCGCCTGATTGCCTTGCGTAACAAAGAGGTAAAACTTAGGGTATTGGATAAAGCTCGCGTAAGGAGCGAAAAGTTGTGGTGGCAATTAGTTAATAACATAGTCCCGGTTGCCTTAGTGTTGATATTTGCTATTTTTCAACATTATATAAGGCGGCGAACGTATGCCCATTAA
- a CDS encoding DUF4397 domain-containing protein, which yields MALLFAAFLVIPAFTSCKKTTDTTTTSAISSTRLRIANLSPDLLPVNLYINNQPVNNFLTPYRYPTPSQYFYLLNIGVPLQIRSAGGTQSTVAEDDVNLTTSNAKFTFLVTGLRADSTIRTIFLVDTTSTPAIGQGKVRFVNASPRSVSLDIYANGTKLVPNGVNYLSASNFVALPAGNYDIRVYLKGDQTNILKEINPFTVQDSRIYSIYAHGLVGRTDTSAFALDTLIHR from the coding sequence ATGGCGCTTTTATTTGCGGCCTTCCTGGTAATTCCTGCTTTTACAAGTTGCAAGAAGACCACTGATACAACCACCACATCTGCTATTAGCAGCACGCGCTTACGCATAGCAAACCTCAGCCCCGATCTTTTGCCGGTTAATTTGTATATCAATAATCAGCCGGTAAATAATTTTCTTACACCATACAGATACCCAACACCTTCCCAATATTTTTATCTGCTAAATATTGGCGTTCCGCTACAAATACGGTCGGCAGGTGGTACACAATCCACCGTTGCAGAGGACGACGTAAACCTCACTACCAGCAATGCCAAGTTCACGTTCCTGGTAACGGGCTTACGGGCTGATAGCACCATCCGTACCATCTTTCTGGTAGACACAACAAGCACTCCCGCTATAGGACAAGGCAAGGTGCGGTTTGTAAATGCCTCACCAAGGTCTGTTAGCCTGGATATTTATGCCAACGGCACTAAGCTAGTCCCTAACGGGGTTAATTATCTCAGCGCTTCTAACTTTGTTGCCTTACCCGCGGGCAATTACGATATCAGGGTCTATTTAAAAGGCGACCAGACCAATATTCTGAAAGAGATTAATCCGTTTACTGTTCAGGATAGCCGCATTTATTCTATATACGCGCATGGATTAGTCGGCCGTACAGATACCTCTGCATTTGCCTTAGACACGCTTATCCATAGATAG
- a CDS encoding DUF4397 domain-containing protein, which produces MKVRHLFFLIAIIAGFSSCKPSYDVVPATGLPSYLNVINSTQDTINIFLNGTRQNNTTTIFPLGNTNYLNVASGTNNFDFRRNGSPVMLFSKTLALKDTTYQTVFVCGESADKAFITRDTLKSSTIGARVRFVNTADGAGSLDLSINDVFTARGFAFQKLGGYADVAAGTTSLKVYYTGTTIPAATKTVALTTGSLYTVYVKATSVATGKPIITIGLFGK; this is translated from the coding sequence ATGAAGGTAAGGCATCTGTTTTTTCTGATAGCAATTATTGCAGGATTTAGTTCGTGCAAGCCGTCTTATGATGTGGTACCGGCGACAGGTCTCCCCAGCTATCTGAATGTGATCAACAGCACGCAGGATACCATAAATATTTTTTTAAATGGCACCCGCCAAAATAACACCACAACCATCTTCCCATTAGGAAATACCAACTATCTGAATGTCGCTAGTGGCACCAATAATTTCGACTTCCGCAGAAATGGATCGCCCGTAATGTTATTTAGCAAAACACTGGCCTTAAAGGACACCACTTACCAAACCGTGTTCGTGTGCGGAGAATCTGCCGATAAAGCGTTTATTACCCGTGATACATTGAAATCCAGCACTATCGGTGCAAGGGTTAGATTTGTAAACACCGCTGATGGTGCGGGCAGCCTGGATCTCTCTATTAATGATGTCTTCACCGCACGCGGGTTTGCATTCCAAAAGTTAGGCGGCTATGCAGATGTTGCCGCGGGCACTACATCGTTGAAAGTTTATTATACAGGGACAACCATCCCGGCAGCGACCAAAACTGTGGCGTTAACCACAGGTTCGCTATATACTGTATATGTTAAAGCTACGTCTGTCGCTACGGGTAAGCCCATAATTACAATCGGTTTGTTTGGGAAATAG
- a CDS encoding ATP-dependent Clp protease ATP-binding subunit, producing MEAKFSPRVKDVITYSREEALRLGHDYIGTEHLLLGLIRDGDGMAIKLLRGLNVDTTRLRRAVEDAVKGTTGTNMNVGNIPLTKQAEKVLKITYLEAKIFKSDVIGTEHLLLSILRDEDNIASQLLTQFHVNYEIFKNEVESHKNNVTDEMPGSSTGGDDDFKDEESFSQPKKVSDIKSKTPVLDNFGRDLTRAAEDGKLDPIVGREKEIERVSQILSRRKKNNPILIGEPGVGKSAIAEGLALRIVQRKVSRVLFNKRVVTLDLASLVAGTKYRGQFEERMKAVMNELEKSPDVILFIDEIHTIVGAGGASGSLDASNMFKPALARGEIQCIGATTLDEYRQYIEKDGALDRRFQKVMVEPASPDETIEILTRIKDKYEEHHGVTYTDEAIKACVALTARYITDRFLPDKAIDALDESGSRVHLTNIHVPQNILDIEQKIEQIKVEKNRVVRSQKYEEAAKLRDTEKHLLEELEQAKGVWEAETKSKRYTVTEENVAEVVAMMTGIPVQKVGQGDSQKLLQMTESIKGKIIGQDDAVKKLTKAIQRTRAGLKDPKKPIGSFIFLGPTGVGKTELAKELARFMFDTEDALIQIDMSEYMEKFAVSRLVGAPPGYVGYEEGGQLTEKVRRKPYAVVLLDEIEKAHPDVFNILLQVLDEGQLTDSLGRKVDFRNTIIIMTSNIGARQLKDFGQGVGFSTTAKTNQADAHSRGVIENALKRAFAPEFLNRVDDVIVFNSLSKEDIFQIIDIELAGLFDRINGLGYKIELTLNAKEVIADKGYDSQFGARPLKRAIQKYLEDPIAEEILKGELGEGDTMLIDFDKDADGIVITAKGADKGTPKQEEEQQ from the coding sequence ATGGAAGCAAAATTTTCGCCGCGTGTTAAAGACGTTATCACCTACAGCAGGGAAGAAGCGCTTAGACTTGGCCACGATTATATAGGTACCGAGCATCTGCTGCTGGGGCTTATACGCGATGGCGATGGTATGGCTATTAAGCTGCTTAGGGGGCTTAACGTTGATACTACCCGTTTGCGCCGTGCTGTTGAAGATGCTGTTAAAGGCACAACAGGCACAAACATGAATGTGGGTAATATCCCGCTGACTAAACAAGCAGAGAAAGTATTAAAGATCACTTACCTGGAAGCAAAGATATTTAAGAGCGACGTGATAGGTACAGAGCATTTGTTACTGTCTATCCTCCGTGACGAGGATAATATTGCCTCTCAGTTATTGACACAGTTCCACGTTAATTACGAGATATTTAAAAATGAAGTGGAATCGCACAAAAACAACGTTACAGACGAGATGCCGGGTTCATCTACAGGTGGCGACGACGATTTTAAAGATGAAGAATCGTTCAGCCAGCCAAAAAAGGTGTCGGACATTAAATCTAAAACGCCCGTTCTTGACAACTTTGGCCGCGATTTAACCCGCGCTGCCGAAGATGGTAAACTCGACCCGATAGTTGGCCGTGAAAAAGAGATAGAGCGCGTATCGCAGATCCTGTCGCGCCGTAAAAAGAATAACCCTATTTTAATAGGTGAGCCTGGTGTGGGTAAATCTGCCATTGCAGAGGGTTTAGCATTGCGTATTGTTCAGCGAAAGGTGTCGCGCGTATTATTTAACAAACGTGTGGTAACGCTTGATCTGGCTTCCCTTGTGGCAGGTACCAAATACCGAGGCCAGTTTGAAGAGCGTATGAAAGCCGTGATGAATGAACTGGAAAAATCGCCGGACGTGATCCTTTTCATTGATGAGATACACACCATTGTAGGCGCGGGCGGTGCTTCGGGCTCACTTGATGCATCAAACATGTTTAAACCTGCTTTGGCACGTGGCGAGATACAATGCATTGGCGCTACAACGCTTGATGAGTACCGTCAGTACATTGAGAAAGATGGTGCTTTGGACCGCCGTTTCCAGAAGGTAATGGTTGAGCCGGCTTCGCCCGATGAAACCATTGAGATTTTGACCCGCATTAAAGACAAGTACGAAGAGCACCATGGCGTAACTTATACTGACGAGGCCATTAAAGCTTGTGTTGCTTTAACCGCGCGCTATATTACCGACAGGTTTTTACCTGATAAAGCTATAGACGCTTTGGACGAATCTGGCTCACGCGTTCACCTGACCAATATCCACGTGCCGCAAAACATTTTGGATATTGAGCAAAAGATAGAGCAAATTAAGGTTGAAAAGAACCGCGTTGTACGCAGCCAGAAATATGAAGAAGCGGCTAAACTGCGTGATACCGAAAAGCATTTGTTAGAAGAGTTGGAGCAGGCCAAAGGCGTTTGGGAGGCCGAAACAAAATCTAAACGCTATACCGTTACAGAAGAAAACGTTGCCGAAGTTGTAGCGATGATGACCGGTATACCGGTACAGAAAGTTGGCCAGGGCGATAGCCAGAAATTGCTGCAGATGACAGAGAGCATTAAAGGTAAGATCATCGGTCAGGATGACGCGGTTAAGAAATTAACCAAAGCCATTCAGCGTACTCGTGCCGGGTTGAAAGACCCGAAGAAGCCGATAGGTTCATTCATTTTCTTAGGCCCTACCGGTGTTGGTAAAACAGAACTGGCAAAAGAACTTGCCCGCTTTATGTTTGATACCGAGGACGCGCTGATACAGATAGACATGAGCGAGTACATGGAAAAATTCGCCGTGTCGCGCTTGGTAGGTGCGCCTCCGGGCTATGTAGGTTATGAAGAAGGCGGACAATTAACAGAAAAAGTACGCCGCAAGCCTTACGCAGTAGTGTTGCTGGACGAGATAGAAAAAGCACACCCTGATGTGTTTAACATCCTGTTACAGGTATTGGATGAAGGCCAGCTAACCGACTCACTGGGCCGTAAGGTCGACTTTAGGAACACCATTATCATCATGACGTCTAACATTGGCGCACGCCAGTTGAAAGACTTTGGTCAAGGTGTTGGTTTCAGCACAACTGCTAAAACTAACCAGGCAGACGCGCACTCGAGAGGTGTGATAGAGAATGCTTTGAAGCGAGCCTTTGCGCCGGAGTTCTTGAACCGCGTTGATGATGTAATCGTGTTCAATTCATTGAGCAAAGAAGACATCTTCCAGATCATCGATATTGAACTGGCTGGCTTATTTGACCGTATCAACGGTTTAGGCTACAAAATCGAGCTTACTTTGAACGCTAAAGAGGTGATCGCCGATAAAGGTTACGATTCGCAATTTGGAGCCCGCCCGCTAAAACGTGCTATCCAGAAATACCTGGAAGACCCGATTGCCGAAGAGATACTTAAAGGCGAACTTGGTGAAGGCGATACCATGCTGATAGATTTTGATAAAGATGCAGATGGCATAGTGATCACCGCCAAAGGTGCCGACAAAGGCACGCCAAAGCAAGAAGAAGAGCAGCAATAA
- the radC gene encoding RadC family protein yields the protein MEPYENKISIKNWAEDDRPREKLSTQGRRSLSDAELIAILIASGNRDESAVELSKRILHHYGNDLQKMGKVSIAELCKFKGIGEAKAISIIAALELGRRRDETEVKAPEIVTSSNAAWQYLKRYMVDLAHEEFWIVLIGRNNRILGKELISKGGLSATVADPRIIFHLAIQHQATSLILAHNHPSGNKKPSQQDIDLTKKLYAAGKLLDINIFDHIIVTDTGYFSFADEGLF from the coding sequence GTGGAACCTTACGAAAATAAGATCAGTATTAAGAACTGGGCAGAGGATGACCGCCCGCGTGAAAAGCTAAGCACCCAGGGGCGACGGTCTTTAAGTGATGCTGAACTGATAGCCATTTTGATAGCTTCGGGAAATAGGGATGAGAGCGCGGTTGAGCTAAGCAAGCGCATTTTGCACCACTACGGCAACGACCTGCAAAAAATGGGAAAGGTGTCCATTGCCGAACTATGCAAGTTTAAGGGCATCGGCGAAGCAAAGGCCATTTCCATAATCGCGGCACTAGAGCTGGGCCGCCGCCGCGACGAGACAGAAGTTAAGGCGCCGGAAATAGTAACAAGTAGTAACGCGGCATGGCAATACCTTAAACGTTATATGGTAGACCTGGCGCACGAGGAGTTTTGGATCGTACTCATTGGCCGCAACAACCGGATTTTGGGGAAGGAACTGATCAGCAAGGGGGGACTTTCTGCCACTGTTGCCGATCCGCGCATTATCTTTCACCTTGCAATACAGCACCAGGCCACCTCATTAATACTGGCGCATAACCATCCATCCGGCAATAAGAAACCAAGTCAGCAGGATATAGACCTTACAAAAAAACTATACGCCGCAGGAAAACTGCTTGACATTAACATCTTCGACCATATAATCGTTACTGATACGGGTTACTTCAGCTTCGCGGATGAAGGGTTGTTTTAA
- a CDS encoding zinc dependent phospholipase C family protein, with amino-acid sequence MKPVIRLVLALITLTLFTSWGFFAHYKINHLAVFTLPKGMAGFYRANIAYLTEHAVSADKRRYVDSTEAPRHFLDADFYGKTPFRTIPHKWADVTAKYSKDTVIKYGTVPWTIQYQYYKLVRAFKAHDTSRILHTSADLGHYVADASVPLHTTMNYDGQLTNQKGLHALWESRLPEQFYSRYRLYAGKARYIDNPLSQAFIICRSSFKCVDSVVLLEKQLNKTFPANKKYAQMQRGERKVTDYSPEYCAAYNKLMHGMVERRMRSAILSVGSFWYSAWVDAGQPNLDKLIDKHPTKVEHFKTDSEEVAFRSHTAPLRRGDKRNN; translated from the coding sequence GTGAAACCCGTTATCCGCCTTGTTCTCGCATTAATCACGCTTACCCTTTTTACGTCATGGGGCTTCTTTGCGCATTACAAGATCAACCATTTAGCAGTATTTACTTTACCAAAAGGCATGGCAGGGTTTTATCGGGCCAACATTGCTTATTTAACAGAACATGCCGTTAGTGCCGACAAGCGCCGGTACGTTGACAGCACAGAAGCGCCGCGCCATTTTCTTGATGCCGATTTTTATGGCAAAACACCCTTCAGAACTATTCCGCATAAATGGGCGGATGTAACGGCAAAGTATAGCAAAGATACCGTGATCAAATACGGCACCGTGCCGTGGACTATACAATATCAGTACTACAAATTGGTGCGGGCATTTAAGGCCCATGACACATCGCGCATATTGCATACGTCTGCCGATTTAGGCCATTATGTTGCCGACGCTTCTGTGCCGTTACACACTACCATGAATTACGACGGCCAGCTAACTAATCAGAAAGGGTTACATGCGCTTTGGGAGAGCCGCCTGCCCGAGCAGTTCTACAGCCGTTATCGCTTGTATGCCGGCAAGGCGCGTTACATAGACAATCCGCTTTCGCAGGCTTTTATCATCTGCCGCAGTTCATTCAAGTGCGTGGATTCTGTTGTCTTGCTAGAGAAGCAACTTAACAAAACTTTCCCGGCAAATAAAAAATATGCGCAAATGCAACGCGGCGAGCGCAAGGTTACCGATTACTCTCCCGAATATTGTGCGGCATACAACAAACTAATGCATGGAATGGTTGAGCGCCGAATGCGCAGTGCAATATTATCCGTTGGCAGCTTTTGGTACTCGGCATGGGTAGATGCTGGTCAGCCTAATTTGGATAAGTTGATAGATAAGCACCCAACCAAAGTGGAGCATTTTAAGACTGATAGTGAAGAGGTGGCTTTTAGGTCTCACACCGCCCCTCTCCGAAGAGGAGACAAGCGAAATAACTAA
- the dnaN gene encoding DNA polymerase III subunit beta: MRFIVSTSTLLKQLQSVSGALSNSTVLPILENFLFEIKDGVLTISATDLQTSMTTSLSVEAKENGRIAIPSRILLDTLKSLPEQPIAFSVDEKTFAVEINAGDGKYKLSGENGDDFPKIPVVENASSVNLPASVLAEAINKTIFAVSNDELRPAMTGVYAQLTTSSFTFVATDAHKLVRYRRKDAKADATTSFILPKKALNLLKSSLPSDDVNVAIEYNNTSAFFKFGNINLVCRLIDERYPDYEAVIPQNNTNKLTIDRLAFLGSLSRVAIYANKTTHQVRLKITGSELNISSEDIDFANEAHERLACQYEGDDLEIGFNARFLIEMLRNLACEEVNLEMSTPNRAGLLLPVGGDENEDVLMLVMPVMLNSYA, from the coding sequence ATGAGATTTATTGTTTCGACCTCAACTTTACTAAAGCAATTGCAGTCGGTAAGCGGCGCATTGAGCAACAGTACGGTTTTACCCATACTCGAAAACTTTTTATTTGAAATAAAAGACGGTGTGCTCACTATATCTGCAACAGATCTGCAGACCAGCATGACCACTTCGCTTTCTGTTGAAGCTAAAGAAAACGGCCGCATCGCTATACCATCGCGCATATTGTTAGATACGCTAAAATCATTGCCGGAGCAGCCTATAGCGTTCTCTGTGGATGAAAAAACATTCGCGGTTGAGATTAACGCCGGCGATGGTAAATACAAACTGAGTGGCGAGAACGGCGACGATTTCCCTAAGATTCCCGTGGTTGAAAATGCATCGTCGGTTAATTTACCGGCATCTGTATTGGCAGAAGCAATCAATAAAACCATTTTCGCGGTTAGTAATGACGAATTGCGCCCGGCGATGACAGGTGTATACGCCCAGCTCACTACTTCTTCTTTTACATTCGTGGCAACAGACGCGCATAAATTGGTGCGTTACCGCCGTAAGGACGCCAAGGCCGATGCAACCACCTCTTTCATCCTGCCTAAAAAAGCATTGAATTTGTTGAAGTCTTCTCTGCCGTCTGACGATGTGAACGTTGCTATTGAATATAACAACACAAGCGCGTTCTTCAAATTCGGCAACATCAATCTGGTTTGCCGTTTAATAGACGAGCGTTACCCGGATTATGAAGCTGTTATCCCGCAGAATAACACCAACAAACTGACAATTGACCGTCTGGCGTTCTTAGGCTCTCTAAGCCGTGTAGCAATATATGCCAACAAAACAACGCACCAGGTAAGGTTAAAGATCACCGGCAGCGAGCTAAATATATCATCAGAAGATATCGATTTTGCTAATGAAGCGCACGAGCGTTTGGCATGCCAGTATGAGGGTGACGATCTGGAAATTGGTTTCAACGCGCGTTTCCTTATAGAGATGTTGCGTAACCTTGCTTGCGAAGAAGTTAACCTCGAAATGTCGACCCCTAACCGTGCAGGCTTGTTATTGCCTGTTGGCGGTGATGAAAACGAAGACGTGCTCATGCTGGTTATGCCGGTAATGCTTAACAGCTATGCGTAA
- the rpsT gene encoding 30S ribosomal protein S20 has translation MANHKSSIKRIRANAAKRLRNRYQAKTTRTAIKKLRASTTKADATPLLSKVISMLDRLAKKNVIHKNKASNNKSKLTKFVNGLA, from the coding sequence ATGGCAAATCATAAATCATCGATAAAAAGGATCAGAGCTAACGCTGCGAAGCGTCTGCGCAACAGGTACCAGGCTAAAACCACCCGTACCGCTATCAAAAAATTAAGGGCTTCTACTACTAAGGCAGATGCTACACCTCTTTTGTCTAAAGTGATCTCTATGCTTGACCGTTTGGCTAAAAAGAACGTGATTCACAAAAACAAAGCTTCTAACAATAAATCTAAGCTGACTAAATTTGTTAATGGTTTAGCTTAA